The following coding sequences lie in one Streptomyces venezuelae genomic window:
- a CDS encoding ABC transporter substrate-binding protein — protein MRSTLRTRRAPLHRRTTARITSAVVAGALAFTVTACGGDDSGDEDKGDKGTDGGTASSLQLPKLDGESVSVAAVWGGAERKVFLKVLDEFEKRTGASVSFVPAQDPIISFLESKVAGGQPPDVAMLPQVGAIEQAVANKWAKPVGAEAQKQLDKNYSKGWQELGAVDGKQYGVYFKAANKSLVWYNTEVFDNAGVEEPKTWDAFMKTAQTVYDSGVPPVSVAGADAWTLTDWFENIYLSQAGPEKYDQLAEHKIKWTDPSVKKALSTLGEVFGTKGFVAGGAKGALQTEFPVSVKQTFTGGDQPKAGMVFEGDMVSLAISETKAKVGTDAKVFAFPAVGDESPAVVGGDAAVALKGSKGAQALLTFLGSPDAAKIWAEAGGFISPNKNLDMSAYPNDVQRNIAKNLIAAGDDIRFDMSDQAPQSFGGTPGKGEWKALQDFLANPKDVAGTQKVLETAAAKAYKD, from the coding sequence ATGCGCAGCACTCTTCGTACACGCAGGGCACCGCTACATCGGCGTACCACCGCCAGAATCACCTCGGCCGTCGTCGCGGGCGCGCTCGCGTTCACCGTCACCGCGTGCGGCGGCGACGACAGCGGTGACGAGGACAAGGGGGACAAGGGGACGGACGGCGGCACCGCATCGTCGCTGCAGCTGCCCAAGCTCGACGGGGAGAGCGTGTCCGTGGCCGCCGTCTGGGGCGGTGCGGAGCGCAAGGTGTTCCTGAAGGTTCTCGACGAGTTCGAGAAGCGGACGGGCGCCAGTGTCTCCTTCGTACCCGCGCAGGACCCCATCATCAGCTTCCTGGAGTCGAAGGTCGCCGGCGGCCAGCCGCCGGACGTCGCGATGCTGCCGCAGGTCGGCGCGATCGAGCAGGCCGTGGCGAACAAGTGGGCGAAGCCGGTCGGCGCCGAGGCGCAGAAGCAGCTCGACAAGAACTACTCGAAGGGGTGGCAGGAGCTCGGCGCGGTCGACGGCAAGCAGTACGGCGTCTACTTCAAGGCCGCCAACAAGTCGCTGGTCTGGTACAACACCGAGGTCTTCGACAACGCGGGCGTCGAGGAGCCGAAGACCTGGGACGCGTTCATGAAGACCGCCCAGACCGTCTACGACTCCGGTGTGCCGCCGGTATCGGTCGCGGGCGCCGACGCGTGGACCCTCACCGACTGGTTCGAGAACATCTACCTCTCGCAGGCGGGCCCGGAGAAGTACGACCAGCTCGCCGAGCACAAGATCAAGTGGACGGATCCGTCCGTCAAGAAGGCGCTGAGCACCTTGGGCGAGGTGTTCGGCACCAAGGGGTTCGTCGCGGGTGGCGCGAAGGGCGCGCTGCAGACCGAGTTCCCGGTGTCGGTGAAGCAGACGTTCACCGGCGGCGACCAGCCCAAGGCGGGCATGGTCTTCGAGGGCGACATGGTCTCGCTCGCCATCTCGGAGACGAAGGCGAAGGTGGGGACGGACGCCAAGGTGTTCGCCTTCCCGGCGGTCGGCGACGAGTCCCCGGCCGTGGTCGGCGGTGACGCCGCCGTCGCTCTGAAGGGCAGCAAGGGTGCGCAGGCGCTGCTCACGTTCCTGGGCTCGCCCGACGCGGCGAAGATCTGGGCCGAGGCGGGCGGCTTCATCTCGCCGAACAAGAACCTGGACATGTCGGCGTACCCGAACGACGTGCAGCGCAACATCGCGAAGAACCTGATCGCGGCGGGCGACGACATCCGCTTCGACATGTCCGACCAGGCCCCCCAGTCCTTCGGCGGCACGCCGGGCAAGGGCGAGTGGAAGGCGCTGCAGGACTTCCTGGCGAACCCCAAGGACGTCGCGGGCACGCAGAAGGTGCTGGAGACCGCCGCGGCCAAGGCGTACAAGGACTGA
- a CDS encoding carbohydrate ABC transporter permease produces the protein MTGTRKAMAVLFLLPAMVLLGALVLYPIGYSFFRSFFDDSGDFTAFGNYKTLFTDDGIRTAIKNNAIWVIVAPTVATILGLIFAVLTERVRWGTAFKLVIFMPMAISMLAAGIIFRLVYESDPDRGVANAVMVSVHDTFSEASAFPQAHPSTASPLKNAGGGAFITKEPVKAGTPVVLPLTGVPPDQMPDDAKAARPAEADPQQVTGTAWQDFTRGKGRGKANAPDSAEFGYPGIKIEAVKNGEVVASTEAADDGTFALPKEADGAQLRYPASNFREAYNGIDWLGPTLITPSIIGSYLWMWAGFAMVLIAAGLASVPRELLEAARVDGANEWQVFRRVTVPLLAPVLAVVLVTLMINVLKIFDLVFVIPPGSSKDEANVLAVQLYNSAFLDKENGVASAIAMLLFLLVIPVMLFNIRRMRREARR, from the coding sequence GTGACCGGGACGCGCAAGGCCATGGCGGTGCTCTTTCTGCTGCCTGCCATGGTGCTGCTCGGCGCGCTCGTCCTGTACCCGATCGGGTACTCGTTCTTCCGCAGTTTCTTCGACGACTCGGGCGACTTCACCGCGTTCGGCAACTACAAGACCCTCTTCACGGATGACGGCATCCGCACGGCCATCAAGAACAACGCGATCTGGGTGATCGTGGCGCCCACGGTCGCCACGATCCTCGGTCTGATCTTCGCGGTCCTGACCGAACGGGTGCGCTGGGGAACGGCGTTCAAGCTCGTCATCTTCATGCCGATGGCGATCTCGATGCTGGCCGCGGGCATCATCTTCCGGCTCGTGTACGAGTCGGACCCGGACCGCGGTGTCGCCAACGCCGTGATGGTGAGCGTGCACGACACGTTCTCCGAGGCGTCGGCGTTCCCGCAGGCGCATCCGAGCACCGCGTCGCCGCTGAAGAACGCGGGCGGCGGCGCCTTCATCACCAAGGAGCCGGTGAAGGCGGGCACGCCCGTGGTGCTGCCGCTGACGGGTGTGCCGCCGGACCAGATGCCGGACGACGCGAAAGCGGCGCGGCCCGCCGAGGCCGACCCGCAGCAGGTCACGGGCACGGCCTGGCAGGACTTCACGCGCGGCAAGGGGCGCGGGAAGGCGAACGCACCCGACAGCGCGGAGTTCGGTTATCCCGGCATCAAGATCGAGGCGGTCAAGAACGGTGAGGTGGTGGCGTCCACCGAGGCGGCGGACGACGGCACGTTCGCGCTGCCGAAGGAGGCGGACGGCGCCCAGCTGCGGTATCCGGCGTCCAATTTCCGCGAGGCGTACAACGGCATCGACTGGCTGGGTCCCACGCTGATCACGCCCTCGATCATCGGCTCGTACCTGTGGATGTGGGCGGGGTTCGCGATGGTGCTGATCGCGGCGGGCCTGGCGAGCGTGCCGCGTGAGCTGCTCGAGGCGGCGCGGGTGGACGGCGCCAACGAGTGGCAGGTGTTCCGGCGGGTGACGGTGCCGCTGCTCGCCCCGGTCCTCGCGGTGGTCCTGGTCACGCTCATGATCAACGTACTGAAGATCTTCGACCTGGTCTTCGTGATCCCGCCGGGCTCGTCGAAGGACGAGGCGAACGTGCTCGCGGTCCAGCTGTACAACTCGGCGTTCCTGGACAAGGAAAACGGTGTGGCCAGCGCCATCGCGATGCTGCTCTTCCTGCTCGTGATCCCCGTGATGCTGTTCAACATTCGGCGGATGAGGCGGGAGGCGCGACGGTGA
- a CDS encoding CDP-glycerol:glycerophosphate glycerophosphotransferase, protein MPRFSVIVPAYRVQAYVHECLGSVLAQSFTDFELIAVDDCSPDASGAIIDEFAARDARVKAVHLKENVGLGRARNAGMEHATGDYLIFLDSDDTLTPGSLHAISDRIKETGEPDVLIYDYARTFWSGDAVRNQFAAYLTEEGAAPFRLADRPGLLKVLMVAWNKAHRRDFIEREGFTFPPGYYEDTPWTYPLLMTADTMATLDRVCVHYRQRRQGNILGTTSLKHFDIFDQYDRVFAFLDEHPELSAAWRPVMFRRMVDHLSTIFTKRGRLPRGSRATFLRRARSHYRRHRAPGAPVPARTRLRHGLVRLGSHRTYTSLWTALRLRARARQFVSYAVRRTKGALLQLHYRVQLRLPVRDRHAVFSSYWGRGYGCNPGALEAAMRELVPGVSTAWIAHPRHHHTIPAATRRLRPGSAAYWTALARSKYLVNNVNFDRRLVKRRGQVLVQTQHGTPLKHMGLDLQERPAAARGMDFAALLRNVDKWDYVLSSNRHSTLVWERVFPAGYTTLEYGYPRNDRFQKATSADVARLRQSLGIPHGAVAVLYAPTHRDYRRSQLRALDLERMLRALGPRFVVLTRAHHFYEAPLAAGGEQPSGRLIDVSDHPSVESLCLASDALVTDYSSLMFDYANLDRPIVLHADDWEAYEAARGTYFDVRAFPPGAVARSEDELTDIFATGHWAGSRSAQLRRAFRERFCAYDDGRAAERVVRHVVLGEQGGLPSVVPLEERHPVPGGAPRPDRVPYSGLQRSPRL, encoded by the coding sequence TTGCCCCGGTTCAGTGTCATCGTCCCCGCATACCGGGTGCAGGCGTATGTGCACGAGTGCCTGGGCTCCGTCCTCGCACAGTCCTTCACCGACTTCGAGCTGATCGCGGTCGACGACTGCTCGCCGGACGCGAGCGGCGCGATCATCGACGAGTTCGCCGCACGGGACGCGCGCGTGAAGGCCGTTCACCTCAAGGAGAACGTCGGTCTCGGCCGGGCCCGCAACGCCGGCATGGAGCACGCCACCGGCGACTATCTGATCTTCCTGGACAGCGACGACACCCTGACCCCCGGCTCCCTGCACGCCATCTCCGACCGCATCAAGGAGACCGGCGAGCCCGACGTCCTGATCTACGACTACGCGCGCACCTTCTGGTCCGGCGACGCCGTCCGCAACCAGTTCGCCGCTTATCTCACCGAGGAGGGCGCCGCCCCCTTCCGCCTCGCCGACCGGCCGGGGCTCCTCAAGGTCCTCATGGTCGCCTGGAACAAGGCGCACCGCCGTGACTTCATCGAGCGCGAGGGCTTCACCTTCCCGCCCGGCTACTACGAGGACACGCCCTGGACGTATCCGCTCCTGATGACGGCGGACACCATGGCCACCCTCGACCGGGTCTGCGTGCACTACCGCCAGCGCCGCCAGGGCAACATCCTGGGCACCACGAGCCTCAAGCACTTCGACATCTTCGACCAGTACGACCGGGTCTTCGCGTTCCTCGACGAGCACCCCGAGCTGTCCGCGGCGTGGCGGCCCGTGATGTTCCGGCGCATGGTCGACCACCTGTCGACGATCTTCACGAAGCGGGGCAGGCTGCCGCGCGGCTCCCGCGCCACGTTCCTGCGCCGGGCCCGCTCCCACTACCGGCGCCACCGCGCCCCGGGCGCCCCCGTGCCCGCCCGCACCCGGCTGCGGCACGGCCTGGTGCGGCTCGGTTCGCACCGCACGTACACGAGCCTGTGGACGGCTCTGCGGCTGCGTGCCCGCGCCCGGCAATTCGTTTCGTACGCGGTCCGCCGCACCAAGGGCGCCCTGCTCCAGCTGCACTACCGCGTCCAGCTGCGGCTGCCCGTGCGCGACCGGCACGCCGTCTTCTCCTCGTACTGGGGACGTGGCTACGGCTGCAATCCGGGCGCTCTGGAGGCCGCGATGCGCGAGCTGGTGCCGGGGGTGAGCACCGCGTGGATCGCGCATCCGCGGCACCACCACACGATCCCGGCGGCGACGCGCAGGCTGCGGCCCGGTTCGGCCGCGTACTGGACGGCGCTCGCCCGCTCGAAGTACCTCGTCAACAACGTCAACTTCGACCGCAGGCTGGTCAAGCGGCGCGGGCAGGTCCTCGTCCAGACCCAGCACGGCACGCCCCTCAAGCACATGGGCCTCGACCTCCAGGAGCGCCCGGCGGCCGCGCGCGGCATGGACTTCGCCGCGCTGCTGCGCAACGTCGACAAATGGGACTACGTGCTGTCGTCGAACCGGCACTCGACACTCGTGTGGGAACGGGTGTTCCCCGCCGGGTACACGACGCTCGAGTACGGCTACCCCCGCAACGACCGCTTTCAGAAAGCGACTTCCGCCGACGTCGCCCGCCTGCGCCAGAGCCTCGGCATCCCGCACGGCGCGGTCGCCGTCCTGTACGCGCCGACCCACCGCGACTACCGCCGCAGCCAGCTCCGCGCCCTCGACCTGGAGCGGATGCTGCGCGCGCTCGGCCCGCGGTTCGTGGTCCTGACCCGCGCGCACCACTTCTACGAGGCACCTCTGGCCGCCGGCGGTGAGCAGCCGTCCGGGCGGCTCATCGACGTGTCGGACCACCCGAGCGTCGAGTCGCTCTGCCTCGCCTCCGACGCGCTGGTCACCGACTACTCGTCCCTGATGTTCGACTACGCCAACCTCGACCGGCCCATCGTGCTGCACGCCGACGACTGGGAGGCCTACGAGGCGGCCCGCGGCACCTACTTCGACGTGCGCGCGTTCCCGCCGGGCGCCGTCGCGCGCAGCGAGGACGAGCTCACCGACATCTTCGCCACCGGACACTGGGCGGGCTCGCGCTCGGCGCAGCTGCGGCGGGCGTTCCGCGAGCGGTTCTGCGCGTACGACGACGGGCGCGCCGCGGAGCGCGTGGTGCGGCACGTGGTGCTCGGCGAGCAGGGCGGGCTGCCGTCCGTGGTGCCCCTGGAGGAGCGGCATCCGGTGCCGGGGGGTGCGCCGCGGCCCGATCGGGTGCCGTACTCGGGGCTGCAGCGGTCCCCGCGCCTGTGA
- a CDS encoding carbohydrate ABC transporter permease: protein MTAETEIVKARQSVGGRVASLLGSTALRVFLVLVGLFWLVPTIGLLIGSFRTPEDMSESGWWKALSAPSQLTFDNYTTLLKDETITDSILSSIMITVPATLLVVVIGSLAGYAFAWMEFPGRDWWFIGVVALLVVPVQVALVPIADLFGKIGIFETTIGVITFHVAFGLPFAIFLLRNFFAEIPRELLEAARLDGAGELRLFVRVVMPLGAPAIASLGIFQFLWVWNDMLIALIFADSKNPPITVALQQQVRFFGDNVQILAPGAFISMVIPLAVFFAFQRQFVSGVMAGAVK, encoded by the coding sequence GTGACCGCTGAGACCGAGATCGTGAAGGCCAGGCAGTCGGTCGGGGGGCGTGTCGCGTCCCTGCTCGGCAGCACCGCGCTGCGGGTGTTCCTGGTGCTTGTGGGGCTGTTCTGGCTGGTGCCGACGATCGGCCTGCTCATCGGCTCGTTCCGCACGCCGGAGGACATGAGCGAGAGCGGCTGGTGGAAGGCGTTGAGCGCGCCCTCGCAGCTGACCTTCGACAACTACACGACGCTCCTCAAGGACGAGACGATCACCGACTCGATCCTGTCGAGCATCATGATCACCGTCCCTGCCACCCTGCTCGTGGTCGTCATCGGCTCGCTCGCCGGCTACGCCTTCGCGTGGATGGAGTTCCCGGGCCGCGACTGGTGGTTCATCGGCGTGGTCGCGCTGCTCGTCGTCCCGGTGCAGGTGGCGCTCGTGCCGATCGCCGATCTCTTCGGCAAGATCGGCATCTTCGAGACCACGATCGGCGTGATCACCTTCCATGTGGCGTTCGGCCTGCCGTTCGCGATCTTCCTTCTGCGGAACTTCTTCGCGGAGATCCCGCGTGAACTCCTGGAGGCGGCGCGGCTCGACGGGGCGGGCGAGCTGCGGCTCTTCGTGCGCGTCGTGATGCCGCTCGGGGCGCCCGCGATCGCCTCGCTCGGCATCTTCCAGTTCCTGTGGGTCTGGAACGACATGCTGATCGCGCTGATCTTCGCCGACTCCAAGAACCCGCCGATCACGGTCGCGCTCCAGCAGCAGGTGCGGTTCTTCGGCGACAACGTGCAGATCCTGGCGCCCGGCGCGTTCATCTCGATGGTGATCCCGCTGGCCGTGTTCTTCGCGTTCCAGCGGCAGTTCGTGTCCGGGGTGATGGCGGGCGCGGTGAAGTAG
- a CDS encoding FHA domain-containing protein codes for MQIRLTVLGPRSGQTERQDRPAAATGPQGACDVLVTAPAGTALAAVASGLATTVAGSDAPLVLYAGPDRLDAQRCTLGEPPLIDGAVLSLGAPAEPGPELAGAAAQLHVVAGPDAGGVHLLHGGRIQVGRSADADVPLDDPDVSRMHCAVTLTPDGRVTVTDLGSTNGTAVDGLEVTDRPVRLSPGSLLRIGESALRLTDGVGGPASGAGTALATAPDGEGHVRVRPAGTAPPTLVEAAPNGSAAHHAYGPAGWGAAGGTGTGSGGAGTYDTGAQNAQGAYGAGPAHGAQSPYGAYGTQPAPVDHGMPGGVDPTAAANPVVPHQGSAPDTERTRTGTPARGTTVPRNLRKRGGLSAWARRLKGGREGDQGHDPYDGPDGPDEFEEYGGYGEYGEYVARDGHGGSHGTYADGGHAGDRGAGPLGPSPEDLAITAAARTPEAWPDPAALLLTALGPGPRLWERGPGHPEALAVRLGTVDRALPAADGREGLLPAVPVTVGLREAGSLGLAGPRDRLTGLARAVVAQLAALHSPDSLEIVLISTDRARPTAERTAEWAWLGWLPHLRPAHGQDCRLLLAYDRDQAAARTDELIRRLDDHIADSGTGHAGTAPTGARTVVVVDGDPGSAALRESTVRLAGEGARAGIHVVCLAETVAASPASPVLDTYEAACAVAPAFRACGAVALLSGDVATALRLMRTAGGRPAGHGTVAAVDAVSAAWAERFARALAPLRTDGTTGEGHARVSAPLPQSARLLDELGLARATPASLMARWAAAADDPEALGGRATAVLGAGPRGPVVADLGAEGPHLLAEGPAGSGRTELLRSVAASLAAAERPDRLGIVLVDGRDGVGAGGAVGRQGTGLGVCTDLPHVTTHLVANDPVRMRAFAQSLAAELKRRAELLGRLGFAEWHTRREVSGRMVTQRSQSSAPATTTASTAPASPRSDATTSARSEAATPASARPETTRSGNSPSATSHPTNSPSVPSARSGATPSATHPTNPTSPASARPEATRPTNYPPANSPSGNSRPTNSTSPASARPEATHPTNPTSAATRPANSPSPASTSPAPPAPSVPAPSVPAQGLDGDLDPPPSATMRLRPASARQRVDPGPPLPRLVVLVDDFDALLSPALGSPGRPAAGSVVRALEAVARDGERLGVHLVATTGRSERVLETELGQRASLHVVLDAVASGPEEPAPGRGELRSPDGRATAFQAGRVTGRIPRTATLRPTVVPLEWERMGDPPARRPVRELGNGPTDLALLASALERAARSVSADQVPSLL; via the coding sequence ATGCAGATCCGGCTGACCGTCCTCGGGCCGCGCAGCGGCCAGACCGAGCGGCAAGACCGCCCCGCGGCGGCGACCGGGCCCCAGGGTGCCTGTGACGTCCTGGTCACCGCGCCCGCCGGGACCGCGCTGGCCGCGGTGGCCTCCGGTCTGGCCACGACCGTGGCGGGCAGCGACGCCCCCCTCGTGCTGTACGCGGGCCCGGACCGCCTCGACGCCCAGCGCTGCACGCTCGGCGAGCCCCCCTTGATCGACGGAGCGGTGCTCTCGCTCGGCGCCCCCGCCGAGCCGGGGCCGGAACTCGCGGGCGCCGCCGCCCAGTTGCACGTGGTGGCGGGGCCGGACGCGGGCGGTGTCCATCTCCTGCACGGCGGCCGGATCCAGGTCGGCCGCTCCGCGGACGCGGACGTCCCGCTGGACGACCCGGACGTCTCCCGCATGCACTGCGCGGTCACGCTCACCCCGGACGGCCGGGTGACGGTCACGGACCTGGGCTCGACGAACGGCACGGCGGTGGACGGCCTGGAGGTCACCGACCGTCCGGTGCGCCTCTCCCCCGGCTCCCTGCTCCGCATCGGCGAGTCCGCGCTCCGGCTGACGGACGGCGTCGGCGGCCCCGCGTCCGGCGCGGGCACGGCGCTCGCGACGGCGCCCGACGGCGAGGGCCACGTGCGCGTGCGGCCCGCGGGGACGGCCCCGCCCACCCTCGTGGAGGCGGCACCGAACGGCTCCGCCGCCCACCATGCGTACGGCCCGGCGGGCTGGGGCGCCGCGGGCGGCACCGGCACCGGAAGCGGCGGCGCGGGTACGTACGACACCGGCGCCCAGAACGCGCAGGGGGCGTACGGCGCCGGGCCTGCCCACGGCGCGCAGAGCCCCTACGGGGCGTACGGAACGCAGCCCGCGCCGGTCGACCACGGCATGCCCGGCGGCGTCGACCCCACCGCCGCCGCGAACCCCGTCGTGCCGCACCAGGGCAGCGCCCCCGATACCGAGCGGACCCGCACCGGCACCCCCGCGCGCGGGACGACCGTCCCGCGCAACCTCCGCAAGCGCGGCGGACTCTCGGCCTGGGCCCGACGGCTCAAGGGCGGCCGGGAGGGCGACCAGGGCCACGATCCGTACGATGGCCCGGACGGCCCCGACGAGTTCGAGGAGTACGGGGGATATGGGGAGTACGGAGAGTACGTAGCGCGCGACGGACACGGCGGGTCCCACGGGACGTACGCGGACGGCGGGCACGCCGGCGACCGCGGCGCCGGACCGCTCGGCCCCTCCCCCGAGGACCTCGCCATAACCGCGGCCGCCCGTACGCCCGAGGCGTGGCCCGATCCGGCCGCCCTGCTCCTCACCGCGCTCGGCCCCGGCCCCCGCCTCTGGGAGCGCGGCCCCGGCCACCCCGAGGCCCTCGCGGTGCGCCTCGGCACGGTCGACCGCGCCCTGCCCGCCGCCGACGGACGCGAAGGGCTGCTGCCCGCCGTCCCCGTCACGGTCGGGCTGCGCGAGGCCGGCTCGCTGGGCCTCGCCGGGCCCCGGGACCGGCTCACCGGCCTGGCCAGGGCGGTCGTCGCACAGCTCGCCGCGCTGCACTCCCCCGACTCCCTGGAGATCGTGCTCATCAGCACGGACCGGGCACGCCCCACGGCCGAGCGCACCGCCGAGTGGGCGTGGCTCGGCTGGCTCCCCCACCTGCGTCCCGCGCACGGCCAGGACTGCCGACTCCTCCTCGCCTACGACCGCGACCAGGCGGCGGCCCGCACGGACGAGTTGATCCGCCGCCTGGACGACCACATCGCCGACAGCGGCACGGGGCACGCGGGCACGGCCCCGACCGGCGCGCGCACGGTCGTCGTCGTCGACGGCGACCCCGGCTCCGCGGCCCTGCGCGAGTCCACCGTCCGGCTGGCCGGTGAGGGCGCGCGGGCCGGAATCCACGTGGTGTGCCTCGCGGAGACAGTCGCCGCGTCGCCCGCATCGCCGGTCCTCGACACGTACGAGGCGGCCTGCGCGGTGGCGCCCGCCTTCCGCGCGTGCGGGGCGGTCGCGCTGCTCAGCGGGGACGTGGCCACCGCGCTGCGGCTGATGCGGACGGCGGGCGGGCGGCCCGCGGGCCACGGCACCGTCGCCGCGGTGGACGCGGTGTCGGCGGCCTGGGCCGAGCGGTTCGCGCGAGCCCTCGCGCCGCTGCGTACGGACGGTACGACCGGCGAGGGCCACGCGCGCGTGTCCGCGCCGCTGCCCCAGTCGGCCCGGCTCCTCGACGAGCTGGGACTCGCCAGGGCCACGCCCGCCTCGCTCATGGCGCGGTGGGCGGCGGCCGCCGACGACCCCGAGGCCCTCGGCGGACGCGCCACGGCCGTGCTCGGCGCGGGCCCGCGCGGCCCGGTCGTCGCGGACCTCGGCGCGGAAGGCCCGCATCTGCTCGCGGAGGGCCCGGCGGGCAGTGGGCGTACGGAACTGCTGCGCTCCGTCGCCGCGTCCCTGGCGGCCGCCGAGCGCCCCGACCGGCTCGGCATCGTGCTCGTCGACGGGCGGGACGGTGTCGGTGCGGGCGGGGCGGTCGGGCGGCAGGGGACGGGGCTCGGTGTCTGTACGGACCTGCCGCACGTCACGACACATCTCGTCGCCAACGACCCGGTGCGGATGCGGGCGTTCGCGCAGTCGCTCGCCGCGGAGCTGAAGCGGCGGGCCGAGCTGCTCGGCAGGCTCGGGTTCGCCGAGTGGCACACGCGGCGGGAGGTGTCGGGACGGATGGTGACGCAACGGTCACAGTCGTCCGCGCCGGCCACGACGACGGCGTCCACCGCGCCGGCGTCCCCCCGCTCCGACGCCACGACCTCGGCTCGCTCAGAAGCGGCGACCCCGGCCTCCGCACGCCCCGAAACCACCCGCTCCGGGAACTCCCCCTCCGCGACCTCCCACCCCACGAACTCCCCCTCGGTGCCCTCCGCACGCTCCGGAGCCACGCCCTCGGCCACCCACCCCACGAACCCCACCTCCCCGGCCTCCGCACGCCCCGAAGCCACCCGTCCCACGAACTACCCGCCCGCGAACTCCCCCTCCGGAAACTCCCGCCCCACGAACTCCACCTCCCCGGCCTCCGCACGCCCCGAAGCCACCCACCCCACGAACCCCACCTCCGCGGCCACCCGCCCCGCGAACTCCCCCTCCCCGGCCTCCACCTCCCCAGCCCCGCCCGCGCCCTCCGTGCCCGCGCCCTCCGTGCCCGCGCAAGGGCTGGACGGAGACCTGGACCCGCCGCCCAGCGCCACCATGCGGCTGCGGCCCGCGTCGGCGCGGCAGCGGGTGGATCCTGGGCCGCCGCTGCCCCGGCTCGTCGTCCTCGTCGACGACTTCGACGCGCTGCTCTCGCCCGCGCTCGGGTCCCCGGGGCGGCCCGCGGCCGGTTCCGTCGTGCGCGCTCTTGAGGCGGTCGCGCGGGACGGGGAGCGTCTCGGCGTGCATCTCGTGGCGACCACCGGGCGCAGCGAGCGGGTCCTGGAGACCGAGCTCGGGCAGCGCGCGTCGCTGCACGTGGTCCTCGACGCGGTGGCGTCCGGGCCCGAGGAGCCCGCGCCCGGGCGGGGCGAGCTGCGCTCCCCGGACGGCCGGGCCACGGCTTTCCAGGCGGGCCGGGTCACGGGCCGCATTCCGCGTACGGCGACGCTGCGGCCGACGGTCGTGCCTCTGGAGTGGGAGCGGATGGGCGATCCGCCGGCCCGCCGCCCGGTGCGGGAGCTGGGCAACGGGCCGACCGACCTGGCCCTGCTGGCCAGCGCACTGGAGCGGGCGGCCCGCTCGGTCTCGGCGGACCAGGTGCCCTCGCTGCTCTGA